From Luteococcus japonicus, one genomic window encodes:
- the groL gene encoding chaperonin GroEL (60 kDa chaperone family; promotes refolding of misfolded polypeptides especially under stressful conditions; forms two stacked rings of heptamers to form a barrel-shaped 14mer; ends can be capped by GroES; misfolded proteins enter the barrel where they are refolded when GroES binds): protein MPKILQFDEEARRSLERGVDVLANTVKVTLGPKGRYVVLDKKWGAPTITNDGVTVAREVELDDPYENLGAQLAKEVATKTNDVAGDGTTTATVLAQALVHEGLKAVASGSNPVGLKRGIDKAVSAVEDELKRVAKPIETTDDMAAVATISSRDEVIGKLIADAFDKVGKDGVITVDESNTFGTELEFTEGMQFDKGYLSPYMVTDADRMEAVLDDPYILIHSGKISSMNELLPVLEKVIEAKGTLFIVAEDVDGEALSTLVVNKIRGTFTSVAVKAPAFGDRRKAMLEDIAILTGGQVVAPEVGLKLDQVGLEVLGRARRVVVTKDNTTIVDGAGEADEVAGRVQQLHAEIERSDSDWDREKLQERVAKLAGGVCVIRVGAATEVELKETKHRIEDAVSATRAAIEEGIVAGGGSALVHASKVLEGGLGLEGDEKAGVQIVKKAVVEPLRWIAENGGEPGYVIVSKVSELEPGSGYNGRTGEYVNLIEAGVIDPVKVTRSALANAASIASLLLTTETLVVDKPEDADEEAHGHAH from the coding sequence ATGCCCAAGATCCTGCAGTTCGACGAGGAGGCCCGCCGCTCCCTGGAGCGTGGCGTCGACGTCCTCGCCAACACCGTCAAGGTGACCCTCGGCCCGAAGGGACGCTACGTCGTCCTCGACAAGAAGTGGGGCGCCCCCACCATCACCAACGACGGCGTGACCGTCGCCCGGGAGGTGGAGCTCGACGACCCCTACGAGAACCTCGGCGCCCAGCTCGCCAAGGAGGTCGCCACCAAGACCAATGACGTCGCCGGTGACGGAACCACCACCGCGACCGTGCTGGCCCAGGCCCTGGTCCACGAGGGCCTCAAGGCCGTCGCCTCCGGCTCCAACCCCGTCGGCCTCAAGCGCGGCATCGACAAGGCCGTCTCCGCCGTCGAGGACGAGCTGAAGCGCGTCGCCAAGCCCATCGAGACCACTGACGACATGGCGGCCGTGGCCACCATCTCCTCGCGCGACGAGGTCATCGGCAAGCTCATCGCCGACGCCTTCGACAAGGTCGGCAAGGACGGCGTCATCACCGTCGACGAGTCCAACACCTTCGGCACCGAACTCGAGTTCACCGAGGGCATGCAGTTCGACAAGGGCTACCTGAGCCCCTACATGGTCACCGACGCCGACCGGATGGAGGCCGTCCTGGACGACCCCTACATCCTGATCCACTCCGGCAAGATCAGCTCGATGAATGAGCTGCTGCCCGTGCTGGAGAAGGTCATCGAGGCCAAGGGCACGCTGTTCATCGTGGCCGAGGACGTCGACGGCGAGGCCCTGTCCACCCTCGTGGTGAACAAGATCCGCGGCACCTTCACCAGCGTCGCCGTCAAGGCCCCGGCCTTCGGCGACCGTCGCAAGGCCATGCTGGAGGACATTGCGATCCTCACCGGCGGCCAGGTCGTGGCCCCCGAGGTTGGTCTGAAGCTGGACCAGGTGGGTCTGGAGGTGCTCGGCCGCGCTCGTCGCGTGGTGGTCACCAAGGACAACACCACCATCGTCGACGGCGCCGGCGAGGCCGACGAGGTTGCCGGACGCGTCCAGCAGCTGCACGCCGAGATCGAGCGTTCCGACTCCGACTGGGATCGCGAGAAGCTGCAGGAGCGCGTCGCCAAGCTGGCCGGCGGCGTCTGCGTGATCCGCGTCGGTGCTGCCACCGAGGTGGAGCTCAAGGAGACCAAGCACCGCATCGAGGACGCCGTGAGCGCCACCCGTGCGGCCATCGAGGAGGGCATCGTCGCCGGTGGCGGCTCGGCCCTCGTCCACGCGTCGAAGGTCCTCGAGGGCGGTCTCGGCCTCGAGGGTGACGAGAAGGCCGGCGTGCAGATCGTCAAGAAGGCCGTCGTCGAGCCGCTGCGCTGGATCGCCGAGAACGGTGGCGAGCCCGGCTACGTCATCGTCTCCAAGGTGTCCGAGCTGGAGCCCGGCAGTGGCTACAACGGCCGCACCGGCGAGTACGTGAACCTGATCGAGGCCGGCGTCATCGACCCGGTCAAGGTCACCCGCTCCGCGCTGGCCAATGCCGCCTCGATCGCGTCGCTGCTGCTCACCACCGAGACCCTGGTGGTGGACAAGCCGGAGGATGCCGACGAAGAGGCCCACGGACACGCGCACTGA
- the groES gene encoding co-chaperone GroES has protein sequence MAATIKPLEDRVLVQPLEAEQTTASGLVIPDTAKEKPSEGKVIATGPGRFDDQGKRIPLDVAEGDVVVFSKYGGTEVKYDGQEYLLLNARDILAIVQK, from the coding sequence GTGGCAGCCACGATCAAGCCGCTCGAGGACCGCGTCCTCGTCCAGCCGCTGGAAGCAGAGCAGACCACCGCCTCGGGCCTGGTCATTCCCGATACCGCCAAGGAGAAGCCCTCCGAGGGCAAGGTCATCGCCACTGGCCCGGGCCGTTTCGACGACCAGGGCAAGCGCATCCCGCTCGACGTTGCCGAGGGCGACGTCGTCGTCTTCAGCAAGTACGGCGGCACCGAGGTCAAGTACGACGGCCAGGAGTACCTGCTCCTGAACGCTCGCGACATCCTCGCCATCGTCCAGAAGTGA
- a CDS encoding class I SAM-dependent methyltransferase → MERDDAVSLLHTDEGARALAEAMGEKDPGSLAAATRLRRSHSPEMAAEALGQAQLRHAARAKFGDLAPSLFFTHDALEQATRPVVSAWRAQRLKAEGITRVVDLGCGIGADSLACLRAGVDVVAVELDETTAQHAAANLSGGTVLHGDAVTLAPELLADAGPETCVFIDPARRTESGRTWKVEAFTPPWDFVLSLLDGPHSTVVKLGPGVPKQLLPEAVEALWVADRNDVVECSLWRTPGARPGHGAVLLDSRFPDLTQGVRVDAAPHEPLPVAPVGRYLLEPHGAVIRAGALDRVDPDAWLLDPQVAYLSTDHPVDTPLATCFEVLEDLDFNPKTLKAWVREHRVGSLEIKKRAIDVDPAELRKKLQPKGPNQATLVLVRTREGARALVVRRVATTSTG, encoded by the coding sequence GTGGAGCGTGACGACGCTGTGAGCCTGCTGCACACCGATGAGGGCGCCCGGGCGCTGGCCGAGGCGATGGGGGAGAAGGATCCCGGCTCGCTGGCGGCGGCAACCCGCCTGCGTCGCAGTCACAGCCCGGAAATGGCTGCCGAGGCGCTGGGGCAGGCCCAGTTGCGGCACGCAGCGCGTGCCAAGTTCGGAGACCTGGCGCCGTCGCTCTTCTTCACCCACGATGCCCTCGAACAAGCCACCCGCCCCGTGGTCTCAGCCTGGCGCGCCCAACGACTCAAGGCCGAGGGCATCACGCGCGTGGTGGACCTCGGGTGCGGCATCGGGGCCGACTCGTTGGCCTGCCTGCGCGCTGGGGTCGACGTCGTGGCTGTGGAGCTGGACGAGACCACCGCCCAGCACGCCGCCGCCAATCTGTCGGGCGGCACCGTCCTCCATGGCGATGCCGTCACGCTGGCCCCCGAGCTCCTGGCTGATGCTGGCCCGGAGACCTGCGTCTTCATCGATCCGGCCCGCCGCACCGAGTCCGGTCGCACCTGGAAGGTGGAGGCCTTCACCCCGCCGTGGGACTTCGTGCTGTCCTTGCTGGACGGGCCGCACTCGACGGTGGTCAAGCTCGGGCCCGGCGTTCCCAAGCAATTGCTTCCCGAGGCCGTCGAGGCGCTCTGGGTGGCCGATCGCAATGATGTCGTCGAGTGCTCCCTGTGGCGCACACCCGGTGCGCGTCCGGGACACGGGGCCGTCCTGCTTGATTCCCGTTTCCCCGACCTGACGCAAGGGGTGAGGGTGGATGCCGCGCCACACGAGCCCCTCCCCGTGGCCCCGGTGGGTCGCTACCTGCTGGAGCCGCACGGGGCGGTGATTCGCGCCGGTGCCTTGGACCGAGTTGATCCGGATGCCTGGCTGCTGGACCCGCAGGTGGCCTACCTGTCCACGGACCATCCAGTGGACACGCCCCTGGCCACCTGTTTCGAGGTGCTGGAGGACCTGGACTTCAACCCCAAGACGCTCAAGGCCTGGGTGCGGGAACACCGCGTCGGAAGCCTGGAGATCAAGAAGCGGGCCATCGACGTCGACCCCGCGGAACTGCGCAAGAAGCTCCAGCCGAAGGGTCCCAACCAGGCAACCCTGGTGCTGGTCCGCACCCGGGAAGGTGCGCGTGCCCTCGTGGTGCGTCGAGTTGCGACCACGTCAACTGGCTGA
- a CDS encoding NUDIX hydrolase has protein sequence MALTPIMTTLAFVRHPDGERVLMVHRTARAGDEQLGKYNGLGGKLEPDEDVVACIRRELREEAHIEATGLRLRGTVSWPGFGRNGEDHFGCIFVVDGFTGDVPEANEEGSLSWERIDELDRLPMWEGDRHFLPLVFDETITQFHGCLPYQDGRPTGWSVTTL, from the coding sequence ATGGCGCTCACCCCGATCATGACCACGCTGGCCTTCGTGCGGCACCCCGATGGAGAGCGCGTCCTGATGGTTCACCGCACGGCGCGCGCGGGCGATGAGCAGCTGGGCAAGTACAACGGGCTGGGCGGAAAGCTGGAGCCCGACGAGGACGTCGTCGCCTGCATCCGCCGCGAACTGCGCGAGGAGGCCCACATCGAGGCCACCGGGCTGCGGCTGCGCGGAACCGTCAGCTGGCCCGGCTTCGGCCGCAATGGCGAGGACCACTTCGGCTGCATCTTCGTCGTCGACGGCTTCACAGGTGACGTTCCGGAGGCCAATGAGGAGGGGAGCCTGAGCTGGGAGCGCATCGACGAGCTCGACCGGCTGCCCATGTGGGAGGGTGACCGACACTTCCTGCCGCTGGTCTTCGACGAGACCATCACCCAGTTCCACGGCTGCCTGCCCTATCAGGACGGCCGCCCCACCGGGTGGAGCGTGACGACGCTGTGA